In the genome of Bradyrhizobium sp. CIAT3101, one region contains:
- a CDS encoding DsrE family protein — protein sequence MPDVRIHIALAVLAIFAPSSAYPMTSMQQQASAMSAHAMIPKRQFAARPAKPASHRLMIQVNQNDPAVMNLALNNATNVLDYYRKKGEEADVEIVAFGPGLHMLRKDTTPVAERIHAMKDLAFPNHVRFAACGVTREGMEKKEGKPLELLPEASMVPSGVVRMMELQEKGWSYVRP from the coding sequence ATGCCCGATGTACGAATCCATATCGCTTTAGCCGTGCTTGCGATCTTCGCGCCGAGTTCGGCGTATCCCATGACCTCGATGCAGCAGCAGGCCTCGGCGATGTCGGCGCACGCCATGATCCCGAAGCGGCAGTTCGCGGCGCGACCGGCCAAGCCGGCGTCGCATCGGCTCATGATACAGGTCAACCAGAATGATCCTGCCGTGATGAACCTGGCGCTCAACAACGCCACCAATGTGCTCGACTACTATCGCAAGAAAGGTGAAGAGGCCGACGTCGAGATCGTGGCGTTCGGTCCGGGACTGCACATGTTGCGCAAGGACACGACGCCGGTTGCTGAGCGCATTCACGCCATGAAGGACCTCGCCTTCCCGAACCACGTTCGCTTCGCCGCATGCGGTGTCACGAGGGAGGGAATGGAAAAGAAGGAAGGCAAGCCGCTTGAGCTGCTGCCGGAGGCCTCCATGGTCCCCTCGGGCGTCGTACGCATGATGGAGCTGCAGGAGAAGGGCTGGAGCTACGTCCGGCCGTAG